A window of Desulfolucanica intricata genomic DNA:
AAAGTTGATTATGCTCCCAAACATGATTGTGTTGAGGTCAAGACCTTAACTCAAAAAGAGTGCTTCAATGAACCAATTCGCCCTGTTCCTAACAATACAGGAACACTGGTAAAAGTTCCGGTAGTTCTTGCCGAACTTACTGTACAATTTAATGTCGATGCCAAAATATCCCTACCGGAACCGGCATTGGAAATCAAACAAATCCATAAAAGACTTAAGCTTACACAATGTACACTTCTCCAGAATACAAATAAATTATTTATAAAAGGATTTGTCCGTAAAAATATTGAGTTTGCTACACCCAGCAGCTGTTCAAATGCTCGGGGAGTATGCGGAAACATTCGTCACTGCACTGTGGATATTCCCATTAGTTGTGTAACCAGAGTAAAATTTACTGCACCTCCAATACCTGTTTATTATAATAAGAAAAAAGAGTTTGAATTCCTAACTACCAACACTCTTCCCTCAAAGTTTCCAAGAAAAGATCTTTTGCTGTCCGGTGACTTATCAGAATTCAACCAATTCAGTCAGGAATATTTCAACGAACTTCCATTCTGTGAGTTAATCAGTAGTAAAATTACTGAATTCGATGAGTTTCTAAATCTGAAGCACCTGCCTCATGGTCCGTTTGAAGAAAATACTTTTAAAGAAATTGAAGAAAAAATGGATATAGAGCTTACTCTTAAAATTCTTCAGTTACAGCAAGTACAAATTGGAAAGCCGTTTAAAGGTCACGATAAAGGTTATGGCAAGGGTTATGACAAATATTATGACAAATATTATGACAAGGATTACGACGAGTATTATGATAAATATTATGATGAGGATTACGACGAGTATTGTGACAAAGAATACAAAAAAGACTACGACAAGTATTACGATAAAGAATATAAAAAGGGTTATGAAAAAGATTATGACAAAGAATATAAAAAGGATTACGACAAGGATTATGATAAAGATTACAATAAAAAATATAAAAAGGATTTCAAAAAAGATCACGACAATGGTTATGATAAAGATTACGA
This region includes:
- a CDS encoding CsxC family protein: MSKWDKKVDYAPKHDCVEVKTLTQKECFNEPIRPVPNNTGTLVKVPVVLAELTVQFNVDAKISLPEPALEIKQIHKRLKLTQCTLLQNTNKLFIKGFVRKNIEFATPSSCSNARGVCGNIRHCTVDIPISCVTRVKFTAPPIPVYYNKKKEFEFLTTNTLPSKFPRKDLLLSGDLSEFNQFSQEYFNELPFCELISSKITEFDEFLNLKHLPHGPFEENTFKEIEEKMDIELTLKILQLQQVQIGKPFKGHDKGYGKGYDKYYDKYYDKDYDEYYDKYYDEDYDEYCDKEYKKDYDKYYDKEYKKGYEKDYDKEYKKDYDKDYDKDYNKKYKKDFKKDHDNGYDKDYDKDCD